In Vidua macroura isolate BioBank_ID:100142 chromosome 7, ASM2450914v1, whole genome shotgun sequence, a single genomic region encodes these proteins:
- the SP5 gene encoding transcription factor Sp5: MRRLPLGKRKLFLSVSRLPGLSVRLSERALAAPGSLLLLPGPGWAPGLALRQAGAPGNKGAMPAERSETNPATKGENARLFAESYRGHTPQPRGKGGRREGAGRNHRQLLQGSSTAGIDQPRPDQQTHHRSFVDSKDLLSLLKEPLFFDDWVAANFKAINLLSDWLAARQSPYQILGGDPGAVRQSAEIAQRGGGGTRTEAKRSEGKRERGGERRKLGSFSSSPRRPHASAVPRRLPFAPGAVAMAAVAVLRNDSLQAFLQDRTPSASPDLAKHSPLALLAATCSRIGQPGAAPSDFLPVSYDPTLGSPSRIFHPWSGEMPAHSPGGLPPPHPSLGLTPQKNHLQPSFGGSHELPLTPPADPSYPYEFSPVKMLPSSMAALPSSCPPAYVPYAAQAALPPGYSNLLPPAQPCRQLSPNPPPEDIPWWSIQQASAPGGCGHRFPAAAALPRSLVLGHSDFAQYQTQIAALLQTKSPLAATARRCRRCRCPNCQSAAGSAPEAEPGKKKQHICHIPGCGKVYGKTSHLKAHLRWHTGERPFVCNWLFCGKSFTRSDELQRHLRTHTGEKRFVCPECGKRFMRSDHLAKHVKTHQNKKLKAAADGVKREDSRDL; the protein is encoded by the exons ATGCG CCGGCTCCCACTAGGGAAGAGgaaacttttcctttctgtttcccGGCTGCCCGGTTTGTCGGTGCGTCTGTCTGAGAGAGCgcttgctgctcctggcagcctgctgctcctccccgGGCCCGGCTGGGCGCCTGGCCTGGCCCTGCGCCAGGCGGGGGCTCCCGGTAACAAGGGGGCAATGCCGGCTGAGCGAAGTGAAACAAATCCAGCTACCAAAGGAGAAAATGCGCGGTTATTTGCCGAGTCATATCGAGGGCATACCCCTCAGCCTCGGGGGAAGGGCGGGCggagggagggagcggggaGGAACCACCGACAATTGCTCCAGGGAAGTTCTACGGCTGGGATCGACCAGCCCCGACCAG ACCAACAAACACACCATAGGAGCTTTGTGGATTCAAAGGATTTGCTTTCGCTTCTGAAAGAGCCGCTATTCTTTGATGATTGGGTAGCGGCAAACTTCAAAGCCATAAATCTTCTCTCTGACTGGTTGGCGGCCCGGCAAAGTCCTTATCAAATTCTTGGAGGTGATCCTGGCGCAGTCAGACAGTCCGCGGAGATCGCGCAGCGCGGGGGGGGTGGGACGCGCACGGAGGCGAAGAGatcagaaggaaagagagagagagggggagagagaaggaaactgGGCAGCTTCTCGTCTTCCCCTCGGCGTCCTCATGCCTCGGCAGTGCCCCGGCGCCTTCCCTTCGCCCCGGGCGCAGTAGCCATGGCCGCGGTGGCTGTCCTCCGGAACGACTCCCTCCAGGCTTTCCTCCAG GACCGCACCCCCAGCGCCTCCCCAGACTTGGCCAAGCACTCGCCTCTGGCTCTTCTGGCCGCTACTTGTAGCCGGATCGGGCAGCCGGGCGCAGCGCCCTCGGATTTCCTGCCGGTCTCCTACGACCCGACGCTGGGATCCCCCTCTAGGATCTTCCACCCGTGGAGCGGCGAGATGCCAGCGCACTCCCCAGGAGGGCTGCCTCCGCCGCATCCCAGCTTGGGGTTGACCCCTCAGAAGAACCACCTGCAACCCTCCTTCGGAGGTTCTCACGAACTGCCCCTCACCCCCCCGGCGGACCCCTCCTATCCCTACGAGTTCTCCCCCGTCAAGATGCTGCCCTCCTCCATGGCCGCCCTGCCGTCCAGCTGCCCGCCCGCCTACGTCCCTTACGCCGCCCAGGCCGCCCTGCCGCCCGGGTACTCCAACCTGCTTCCGCCCGCCCAGCCCTGCCGGCAGCTGTCGCCCAACCCGCCGCCCGAGGACATCCCCTGGTGGAGCATTCAGCAGGCCAGCGCCCCGGGCGGCTGCGGCCACCGCTTCCCCGCAGCGGCGGCGCTGCCGCGGAGCTTGGTGCTGGGGCACTCGGACTTTGCTCAGTACCAGACGCAGATCGCCGCCCTGCTGCAGACCAAGTCTCCCCTGGCGGCAACGGCCAGGAGgtgccgccgctgccgctgccccAACTGCCAGTCGGCCGCGGGCAGCGCCCCTGAGGCGGAGCCGGGCAAGAAGAAGCAGCACATCTGCCATATCCCCGGCTGCGGCAAGGTGTACGGCAAGACCTCGCACCTGAAGGCGCACCTGCGCTGGCACACGGGCGAGCGGCCCTTCGTCTGCAACTGGCTCTTCTGCGGGAAGAGCTTCACCCGCTCCGACGAGCTGCAGCGGCACCTGCGGACTCACACGGGCGAGAAGCGCTTCGTCTGCCCCGAGTGCGGGAAGCGCTTCATGCGCAGCGACCACCTGGCCAAGCACGTCAAGACCCACCAGAATAAGAAGCTGAAGGCGGCGGCGGACGGCGTCAAGCGGGAGGACAGCCGCGACCTGTGA